CCTGCCACCAGCATCGCAAAGAACGTCAGCATATACTGCTGCACGTAGCCGGTGGAGAGCCTGCGCAGGGCGGCACCCAGCGCACGGGCGATGTCTGCCCACATGGTCACCAGCGCGTCCACGACATGCTTGTCGAACCAGGCCGCCACTTCCGAAGCGTACACGGAGACCGTGCCTGCGAGGTTGACGAGTCCGTCGACCACCGCGCCATCGAACCAGGCAATCGCACGGGAGGTCGCCTGCGTGGTCTTGATCGCCACCAGATCATAGAACTCATCGACATAATACTTGTTCCGAAGCAAGCTGTAAACTGGCTTCAGCCTGGCGATCCAGACTGCACGGCTCTCCGGCTTCACCACGGCGTAGAGGTACCAGCCGAGGAAGATGCCGATCAGACCGGCCGCCGTGGCCATTCCCGTCACCATCAGCTCGGTGCTGAACTCCACGTGGTGCTCGAGCCCGGGCAGGTGCAGGAAGTTCTGGATGAAGACCATCCACTCGGCGTGGGTGAAGTGCTCGAAGAGCGGCGTGCCGAGCCAGCCGAAGAGCGCCGCCGGGACGGCCAGGATCACCAGCGGGATCGTCATCGCCGAGGGCGACTCGTGGGCGTGCTCGTACAGATGCTCATCCCTGGGCTTCCCGAAGAAGGCCAGGTAGGTGGCCCGGGTCATGTAGTAGGCGGTCAGGAAGGCCGTGGTCAGGGCCATGATGAACGGGAGCTTCGCCGCCCACTCGGGAACGGCCGAGTTGTGCCAGGTGAAGGCCGCCAGCAGCAGCTCGTCCTTGGAGAAGAAGCCGGAGAAGCCCGGGATGCCGGCCAGGGCCGCGTAGCCCACCATCCAGGTCCAGAAGGTGATCGGGATCTTCTTGCGGAGCCCGCCCATCTTGTGGAGCAGCTGGTTGTGGTGATGCGCGTGGATCACCGAGCCGGCGGCCAGGAAGAGCAGCGCCTTGAAGAAGGCGTGGGTCAGCAGGTGGAAGTTACCCGCCGTCCAGCCGCCCAGGCCGATGGCCATGATCATGTAGCCCAGCTGGGAGATCGTGGAGTACGCGAGGACCTCCTTGATGTCCCAGCGCAGCGTGGCGATCGAGGCGGCGAAGAGCGAGGTGAAAGCGCCGACGAAGGCGACCACCGCGAGCACCCACTCGGGCACCCAGCCGTAGATCATGAAGGCGCGGCCGACCAGGTAGACGCCGGCAGCGACCATCGTCGCGGCGTGGATGATGGCGGAGCCCGGCGTGGGACCGGCCATGGCGTCAGGCAGCCAGGTGTGCAGCGGGAACTGCGCCGACTTGCCGATGGCGCCCGTGAAGAGCAGGAAGGCGCCGAGGGCCAGGAGGCCCGCCATCGCCGGATCCTTGACGAGCTCGGGCACCTTCTCCGCCAAGCCGGCCCAGGTCAGGTCTCGGGCGGCGAAGAAGATGATGAAGATGCCGACCATCATGCCGACGTCGCCCACGCGGGTGGTCAGGAAGGCCTTGATCTGGCCGTACCGCGGCCAGGCCTGCTCGTACCAGTGACCGATCAGCAGGTAGGAGCAGAGGCCCATGATCTCCCAGGCGACCAGCAGCAGGAAGAGGTTGTCGGCCATCACCAGCACCAGCATGCCCATCGTGAACAGGTTGATGGCGCTGTAGAAGCGGGGGATCCGCTTGTCGCCGTGCAGGTAGGCGCTGGAGTAGAGCTGGACGCAGAAGGAGACCAGCGTGATCATCGGCAGCATCAGGGCGGTCAGGTTGTCGACCTGGAAGCCCATGTACATCTCGTACGGGCCGAAGTCCGCCCAGTGGAAGAACGCGTGCCAGGCCGGCTCGGTGTTGAAGAACACCTCGCCCGCGTGGTGCGGGTGGGCGACCACCGCCGCCAGCACGACCACGGACCACAGGAAGGTCACCAGCATGCCGCCGGCGCCCACGACCCAGGCACGGTCACGCAGGACGCCTGCGAGCGCGGCGATCGTGACGGAGACGGCCAGGGGGAGCGCAGCGATGACCCATGCGTTGTTCAGGAAAAAGTCCACGCTGTCAACCCTCCTAACCCTTCAGCAGTGTGGCCTTGTCGACCTCGACGACGTCGCGGTTGCGGACCATGGAGAGGATGATGGCCAGGCCGACGGACGCCTCCGCCGCAGCCACCGTCATGATGAACAGGGTGAGAATCGGAGCCCGTGCCGCCGTCTCGGGGTTGGCCTGCCAGTAGTAGCGGCTGAAGGTGATCAGGTTCAGGTTGACGCCGTTGAGCATGATCTCGACGAACATCAGGATCCGGACGGCGTTCTTGCGGGTGAGGGCGCCCCAGAGCCCCAGCCCGAACAGGAGGGCGCCGAGCCCCAGCGGGTAGTAAATCGGCAGCTCCACTACGACTCCGCCTCCTTCGCCGTCAGGATGATGGCGCCGATCATGGCGATCAACAGCAGAATCGAGGCGATCTCAAACGGGATCACGTAGGTGGTGAACAGGTCGGTGCCGATGGCTTTCACCGTCACCACCGACCGCTCGCCGCCACCGGCCGGCAGGTTGGCCGTGGAGTAGAGGTAGAGCATGAAGGCGGCGAAGATCGCGCCCACCACCAGCACGAACGGGTTGGAGCGCCAGAGCGTGACCCGCTCCCGCTGCTGCTGCTTGATGTCCCGCAGCCCCGAGAGCATGATCGCGAAGATCACCATCGTGGTGATAGCGCCTGCGTAGACCAGCACCTGGATCGCCGCGATGAACTCGGCCTGGAGCAGGAGGAAGATCCCGGCGACGGCGGTGAAGGAGAGTGCCATGAACAGAGCGGCGTGGGTGATCAGGGCCGCGGTGACCATCCGGTAGGTCGAGACCAGGGTGACCACCGCGAGGATGATGAAGGTCCAGAACTGGCCGCTCATGAGCAGGTCTGTTGTCACGGTTGTCCGGCCCCCTCCCCGTCTTTGCTGGCCTCCGCCGCAGGCTTGGCCTCAGCCGCAGGCTTCGTCTCCTCAGCAGGCCTGGCCTCTGCGGCCGGCTTCGCCTCAGCAGCAGGCTTGGCCTCTGCCGCCGGCTTCGCCTCAGCAGCGGGCTTGGCCTCTGCAGCAGGCGCATCCGCCGGCTCCTCCTGCGTGCGGAACTGCGGCTTCAGCTCGGGCACGTAGCCCTTGGGCAGGGGCGGCCGCCCGAGGTAGCCGTGCACGTCCTGGATGTCCTCCTCGGTGGCGTTGGTGAGGCCGTGGAAGACCCAGGGCGGCGTGCCGGCCTTCTTCTTGGCGTTCGGATCCTCGGCCTTGGAGTACTTGAGGCCCAGCCGCAGGAGGTCCTCGAACTCGAAGACGAGGTTCTCGGGCTCCACCTTGCAGAGCTCGTAGTCCATGCCCATGACCAGCGAGTCAAACGGGCAAGCCTCGACGCAGAGGTTGCAGAGCATGCACCGGGACATGTCGATTGCAAACCGGTCGGAAACCTTCTTCTTGGTCTCCGGATCCTGGTGCCATTCGATCGTGATGACGTTCACGGGGCAGGCCTCCGCGCACTGCATGCAGGAGGTGCACTTGTACTCGCCGGTGAGCAGGTCGGTCTTCTGCACCGGAATGCCCCGGAACCACGGGGGCACGTCATCCTTCACGTCGGGGTAGAACACCGTGATCGCCGGCCGGAACATCATCTCGCGGAACGTGATGTTCAAGCCGGTTACGAAGGACTTGCCTGCGCGCCACGCCTCCCCGACGAAGTTGGTAACGCCCATGCGGGATCACACCTCCCTACTAGAGCCACCAGCCCAGCAGTCTCAGGGTAAAGGAGCCAATCGTGATCGGCAGGCCATCGAATGCAACAGCGACGTACCTGAGGGTGCCGGTCAGGAAGATGTTGAACAGCGAGACCGGCAGCAGGAACTTCCAGCCCAGGTCCATCAGCTGGTCAATGCGCACACGGGGCAGCGTCCAGCGGATCCACATGGCGAGGAAGACGAAGAAGTACGTCTTGAGCAGCAGCCAGAAGACGCCGGCGATGTAGTTGAGCACGGTGCTGCCCATCGCGGCCACGCCCCACTCGTAGACGGCGGTGCCCACCGGGTTGGCGAAGGCGCCGAAGCCGTTCAGCAGGTTGCCGAGGCCCGCGAAGACCTGACCCAGCGTCGGCCCGCTCCAGCCGCCCAGGAAGAGGGAAGCTGCGATGGCCGACCAGGCGGCGAGGTGGATGTACTCGGCGAGCATGAACATGGCCCAGCGCATGCCGGAGTACTCGGTGTGGTGACCGGCGACGAGCTCCTGCTCCGCCTCGGCCAGGTCGAACGGCGCACGGTTGAGCTCGGCCAGCGAGGCGATCAGGTAGACGAGGAAGCCGATGATCTGCGGGAACAGGAACCAGCCGAGGAAGCCGCGCTCCTGCTGCGCCAGGACGATGTCGGAGAGCCGCAGCGAACCGACCATCATGACCACGCCGATGACCGACATGACCATGGTGATCTCGTAGGAGATCATCTGGGCGGCGCCGCGCATGGCACCCAGCAGGGAATACTTGTTGTTGGAGCCCCAACCGGCCATGAACGTGGCGATCACGTCGTAGCCGGTGACCGCGGCGATGAAGATGATGCCGATCTCAAAGTCCGTGGCAATCAGCTTGTCGCCGAAGGGCACGATCAGCCAGACGACGTTGGCGGAGATGAAGCCGATAAAGGGTGCGATCAGGTAGAGCCACTTGTCGACGTTGTTGGGCTGGATGTACTCCTTCACCCACAGCTTGAGCAGGTCTGCGACGGGCTGAATCCAGCCCCACAGGCCGACGCGCCACGGGCCGACGCGGTTCTGGATCCACGCGGAGAGCTTGCGCTCCAGCATGAGGCAGACGAAGAAGTGCAGCAGCCCCATGATGAGGATGACGGTGCCCTTGAGGAAGCCGCCGATCCATACCTGTGCGACGGGCGGAAGGCTGTTCCACCACTCCATGCTACCGGTCCACCTCCCCGAGCACGACGTCGATGGAGCCCAGGATTGCGATGATGTCGGCGATCTTGTGGCCGGGCACCAGGAGCGGCATCAGCTGCAGATGCGTGAAGGCCGGGGACCGCCACTTGACCTTGTACGGGTTGGCGCTGCCGTCGGAGACCACGTAGCACGCGACCTCGCCGCGGGCACCCTCGATGCGGTGATACACCTCGCCCTTGGGCGGCTTGAGGACGCGCGGCACCTTGGGCGCCATCACCGGGCCCGGGTTCTCGGCCAGCCACTGCAGGCACTGCTTGACGATGCGGGAGGACTGGAGCATCTCCTCCTGCCTCACCCACCACCGGTCGAAGCAGTCGCCGTTCTGGCCAACCGGGATGTCGAACTCCAGCCGGTCGTAGATGGAATAGGGCAGGTTCTTGCGCAGGTCCCACTTCACGCCCGAGCCGCGCAGAACCGCGCCCGAGGCGGAGTAGGCGACAGCCTGCTCAGGCGTCAGCACGCCGATGCCCTTGGTACGGTACTGGAAGATGCGGTTGCCCGTGACCAGGGCGTCCCACTCGGGGTAGACGTACGAATCGAAGTAGTTGATGAAGCCCCAGATGGTCTTGTCGGACTTATCCTCGCCGTCCTGCGGCGTGCCGATGATGCCCTCGGGCAGGTCGTTGCGCACGCCGCCGATCCGGAGGTAGTTGTAGAGCATGCGCCCGCCGGTGATCCGCTCGAAGATGGAGTAGATCTTCTCACGGTCACGCCAGCAGTACAGGAAGGGCGTCACGGCGCCCAGGTCCATGGCCATCGAGCCCAGCGCCAGCAGGTGCGAGGTGATGCGCTGCAGCTCGGCCATCAGCACGCGGATGTACAGCGCCCGCTCCGGCACCTGGATGGCGTCGCCGAAGAGCTTCTCCACGGCCTCGACGTAGCACTGCTCGTTCAGCAGCGCGGCGAGGTAGTCCGTACGGTCGGTGTACGGGATCACCTGCGGGTAGGTCTTCTGCTCGGAGAGCTTCTCAAAGCACCGGTGGAGATAGCCGACGTCGGGCTCGCACCAGGTCACCTGCTCGCCGTCGAGCTTCACCATGAGGCGAAGCACGCCGTGGGTCGAGGGGTGCTGCGGGCCCATGTTGACCAATAGCTCTCTTGTCCGTTCCACGTTTACACCTCCGCACCGGGCCTACTCGGCGAAGCGGTGCCGCACGAGCCGCGGGCGCTTGGGTCGCCGATCGGTGAAGTCCTTCAGCAGCGGATGGCCACCCTGCCAGTTGTCCGGGAGCAGGATCCGGCGGTGGTTGGGGTGGCCCTCAAAGCGGATGCCGTACATGTCGTAGGTCTCCCGCTCGTGCCAGTTGGCGCCGGGGTAGAGGTTGGAGATGGACCAGATGCGGGCGCCCGTGCGGGGCAGGTCGACCTTGATGTGAATCGAGCGGGCACCGACCTCGGCCGGATCGATGCGCGCGAGGCTGGTGACGAGGGTCAGGCGGTCCTGCC
The Symbiobacterium terraclitae DNA segment above includes these coding regions:
- the nuoL gene encoding NADH-quinone oxidoreductase subunit L, whose protein sequence is MDFFLNNAWVIAALPLAVSVTIAALAGVLRDRAWVVGAGGMLVTFLWSVVVLAAVVAHPHHAGEVFFNTEPAWHAFFHWADFGPYEMYMGFQVDNLTALMLPMITLVSFCVQLYSSAYLHGDKRIPRFYSAINLFTMGMLVLVMADNLFLLLVAWEIMGLCSYLLIGHWYEQAWPRYGQIKAFLTTRVGDVGMMVGIFIIFFAARDLTWAGLAEKVPELVKDPAMAGLLALGAFLLFTGAIGKSAQFPLHTWLPDAMAGPTPGSAIIHAATMVAAGVYLVGRAFMIYGWVPEWVLAVVAFVGAFTSLFAASIATLRWDIKEVLAYSTISQLGYMIMAIGLGGWTAGNFHLLTHAFFKALLFLAAGSVIHAHHHNQLLHKMGGLRKKIPITFWTWMVGYAALAGIPGFSGFFSKDELLLAAFTWHNSAVPEWAAKLPFIMALTTAFLTAYYMTRATYLAFFGKPRDEHLYEHAHESPSAMTIPLVILAVPAALFGWLGTPLFEHFTHAEWMVFIQNFLHLPGLEHHVEFSTELMVTGMATAAGLIGIFLGWYLYAVVKPESRAVWIARLKPVYSLLRNKYYVDEFYDLVAIKTTQATSRAIAWFDGAVVDGLVNLAGTVSVYASEVAAWFDKHVVDALVTMWADIARALGAALRRLSTGYVQQYMLTFFAMLVAGVVLVQVIR
- the nuoK gene encoding NADH-quinone oxidoreductase subunit NuoK translates to MELPIYYPLGLGALLFGLGLWGALTRKNAVRILMFVEIMLNGVNLNLITFSRYYWQANPETAARAPILTLFIMTVAAAEASVGLAIILSMVRNRDVVEVDKATLLKG
- a CDS encoding NADH-quinone oxidoreductase subunit J — translated: MTTDLLMSGQFWTFIILAVVTLVSTYRMVTAALITHAALFMALSFTAVAGIFLLLQAEFIAAIQVLVYAGAITTMVIFAIMLSGLRDIKQQQRERVTLWRSNPFVLVVGAIFAAFMLYLYSTANLPAGGGERSVVTVKAIGTDLFTTYVIPFEIASILLLIAMIGAIILTAKEAES
- a CDS encoding NuoI/complex I 23 kDa subunit family protein, which codes for MGVTNFVGEAWRAGKSFVTGLNITFREMMFRPAITVFYPDVKDDVPPWFRGIPVQKTDLLTGEYKCTSCMQCAEACPVNVITIEWHQDPETKKKVSDRFAIDMSRCMLCNLCVEACPFDSLVMGMDYELCKVEPENLVFEFEDLLRLGLKYSKAEDPNAKKKAGTPPWVFHGLTNATEEDIQDVHGYLGRPPLPKGYVPELKPQFRTQEEPADAPAAEAKPAAEAKPAAEAKPAAEAKPAAEARPAEETKPAAEAKPAAEASKDGEGAGQP
- the nuoH gene encoding NADH-quinone oxidoreductase subunit NuoH produces the protein MEWWNSLPPVAQVWIGGFLKGTVILIMGLLHFFVCLMLERKLSAWIQNRVGPWRVGLWGWIQPVADLLKLWVKEYIQPNNVDKWLYLIAPFIGFISANVVWLIVPFGDKLIATDFEIGIIFIAAVTGYDVIATFMAGWGSNNKYSLLGAMRGAAQMISYEITMVMSVIGVVMMVGSLRLSDIVLAQQERGFLGWFLFPQIIGFLVYLIASLAELNRAPFDLAEAEQELVAGHHTEYSGMRWAMFMLAEYIHLAAWSAIAASLFLGGWSGPTLGQVFAGLGNLLNGFGAFANPVGTAVYEWGVAAMGSTVLNYIAGVFWLLLKTYFFVFLAMWIRWTLPRVRIDQLMDLGWKFLLPVSLFNIFLTGTLRYVAVAFDGLPITIGSFTLRLLGWWL
- a CDS encoding NADH-quinone oxidoreductase subunit D; this encodes MGPQHPSTHGVLRLMVKLDGEQVTWCEPDVGYLHRCFEKLSEQKTYPQVIPYTDRTDYLAALLNEQCYVEAVEKLFGDAIQVPERALYIRVLMAELQRITSHLLALGSMAMDLGAVTPFLYCWRDREKIYSIFERITGGRMLYNYLRIGGVRNDLPEGIIGTPQDGEDKSDKTIWGFINYFDSYVYPEWDALVTGNRIFQYRTKGIGVLTPEQAVAYSASGAVLRGSGVKWDLRKNLPYSIYDRLEFDIPVGQNGDCFDRWWVRQEEMLQSSRIVKQCLQWLAENPGPVMAPKVPRVLKPPKGEVYHRIEGARGEVACYVVSDGSANPYKVKWRSPAFTHLQLMPLLVPGHKIADIIAILGSIDVVLGEVDR
- a CDS encoding NADH-quinone oxidoreductase subunit C; translated protein: MDFLKERFPDAQFTTHVNGDTEILVPRERYEEAVRACYDAGYKYCSVVSAIDWQDRLTLVTSLARIDPAEVGARSIHIKVDLPRTGARIWSISNLYPGANWHERETYDMYGIRFEGHPNHRRILLPDNWQGGHPLLKDFTDRRPKRPRLVRHRFAE